Proteins from a single region of Juglans microcarpa x Juglans regia isolate MS1-56 chromosome 5S, Jm3101_v1.0, whole genome shotgun sequence:
- the LOC121267115 gene encoding 60S ribosomal protein L12-like, producing LKKKPTCNRLGKPPRNRLHKNYYFFSLSHFVLSLSLYQFFSFTHSQGDRKDWKGLCVTVKLTIQNLQAKVFIVPSAVALVIKALKELKRDRKKTKNIKHNGNISLDDVIKIAKVMRHKSMAKDLSGTVKEILGMCVSVGCTVDGKDPKDLQQEIIDGDVEIPLD from the coding sequence ttaaagaaaaagccTACTTGCAACCGGCTGGGGAAACCCCCGCGTAACCGGttgcataaaaattattattttttctcactttctcatttcgttctctctctctctctctatcagtTTTTTTCGTTCACTCATAGCCAAGGAGACCGCAAGGACTGGAAGGGCCTCTGCGTCACGGTCAAGCTCACGATCCAGAACCTTCAGGCCAAGGTCTTCATTGTCCCCTCCGCTGTTGCCCTTGTTATCAAGGCCCTTAAGGAGCTCAAGCGCGACCGTAAGAAGACGAAGAATATCAAGCATAACGGGAACATCTCTCTCGACGACGTCATCAAGATCGCGAAGGTCATGCGGCACAAGTCCATGGCCAAGGACCTCTCTGGGACTGTCAAGGAGATCCTCGGTATGTGCGTGTCCGTCGGTTGTACAGTCGACGGGAAAGACCCCAAGGACTTGCAGCAGGAGATCATTGATGGTGATGTCGAAATCCCTCTAGACTGA